A genome region from Ursus arctos isolate Adak ecotype North America unplaced genomic scaffold, UrsArc2.0 scaffold_18, whole genome shotgun sequence includes the following:
- the TMEM215 gene encoding transmembrane protein 215, with protein sequence MRPDDINPRTGLVVALVSVFLVFGFMFTVSGMKGETLGNIPLLAIGPAICLPGIAAIALARKTEGCTKWPENELLWVRKLPCFRKPKDKEVVELLRTPSDLESGKGSSDELAKKAGLRGKPPGQGQTEVPVASSIITPTPMEGERQSLVQSGHQEETSRYLDGYCPSGSSLAYSALDAKCSAWDRSDCPEPEDRIFFVPQDSIIVCSYKQNSPYDRYCCYINQSQGRWDHETIV encoded by the coding sequence ATGCGGCCTGATGACATAAACCCGAGGACTGGGCTGGTGGTGGCCCTGGTCAGTGTCTTTCTCGTCTTTGGCTTCATGTTCACCGTCTCTGGGATGAAAGgagagactctgggaaacatCCCCCTCCTGGCCATCGGGCCAGCCATCTGCCTACCAGGCATCGCGGCCATTGCCCTGGCCAGGAAAACCGAGGGATGCACCAAGTGGCCTGAAAATGAGCTGCTGTGGGTCCGCAAGTTGCCCTGCTTCCGGAAACCCAAGGACAAGGAGGTGGTGGAACTGCTGAGGACCCCTTCAGACCTGGAGTCAGGCAAGGGAAGCTCAGATGAGCTGGCTAAGAAGGCGGGCCTCAGGGGGAAGCCCCCCGGCCAAGGGCAGACAGAGGTGCCTGTGGCCAGTTCCATCATCACCCCCACACCCATGGAAGGAGAACGCCAGAGCCTGGTCCAGAGCGGGCATCAGGAGGAGACATCCAGATACCTAGATGGCTACTGTCCCTCAGGCAGTTCCCTTGCCTACAGTGCCTTGGATGCCAAGTGCTCAGCCTGGGACAGATCTGACTGCCCAGAGCCTGAGGACAGAATCTTCTTTGTGCCCCAGGACAGTATCATCGTTTGCTCCTACAAGCAGAACAGTCCCTATGACAGATACTGTTGTTACATCAATCAGAGCCAAGGCAGGTGGGACCACGAGACAATAGTCTAA